The stretch of DNA TCCATGGCTTGGCTGGAGGTCTTAAAAAAGCGAGACCTCCAGCATGGTTGATCATGCTGAAGGTCTCGCTCATCGGTGTATTCCGACGACAGGGCCAAGCGCGTTGCGCCAGTGATGTTGACCGTGCCTCTGGGAGCTACTCCCCTTCAGCGCCCCTTGTATAGGGCATGGTCGGTTCGCGTCAAGGGTGGAGATGCCCATCGGAGCCGGCTCCAATCCGTCCGTTAGCCGAATTTCTTGCGAAAGATGAGCACGGCGACGGCCAGGGTGGCCACGGCGATGACCACCAGGGGCAGACTGTTTTCGAGCACGAACCCCAGGGACGCGTCCTTGAGATAGATGCTTTTCACGATGACGATATAGTGGCGGATGGGATTGACCCAGGTCGCGGCCTGGAGCCATTGGGGCATGTTTTCCACGGGCGAGGCGTAGCCGGACAGGAGAATGGCCGGCATCATGAAGGAAAAGGCGCCGAGAAAGGCTTGCTGCTGGGTGGCGCACAGGGCGCTGATGAACAGGCCCACTCCGACCAGGGCGAAAAAATAGAGCACGGCGCTGGCGTAGATCAGGCCCAGGGAGCCGGACAAGGGTACCTTGTACACGAAGACGGCGGCCGCGATGATGATGCTGGCCTGGAACAGCCCCACCAGGAGCACGGCCGCGGCCTTGCCGACCATGATCATCTCCAGGGTCAGGGGCGAGACCAGCAGTTGGTCGAAGGTGCCCTGTTCCCGCTCCCTGGCCACGGACAGGGCGGTCAGGATGAGGGCGCTGATGGTCAGGATGATGGCGATGAGGCAGGGCAGGATGAACCAGGAGTAGTCCAGGTTCGGGTTGTAGCGATGGCGGACGATCAGTTCCGAATCGATCCGGACGCCGCCCGCTTCGGCCTGTTCGTTGAAATAGGCGATGGCGATATCCTGGATGTAGCTGGCCGCTATTTGGCCGCTGTTGGAGCGCCGGCCGTCCAGCAGAAGCTGCATGGACGCCGTTTCACCGTGGAGCAGGTCTTGGGTGAAGTCCGGGGGAAAGCGGACCACGGCGATGGCTTTCTGGGCATCGAGGATGTCGTCGATTTGACCTGCCCCGCTTGGATGGAGAATCCGGGTGAAGGCCGCGGCCTGGGCGAAGCGCTGTTCCAATTCCAGGGAGGCCTGGCCGCCATCCTCGTTGAGCACGGCCAGGGTGTTGTTCTTGACCTCCAGGGTCGCGGCCAGGGGAAAGAGAATGATCTGGAGCAGGACCGGCATGATGACCAGGACCCGGCTTTGGGGCTCGGCCAGGAGCATTTGCAGTTCCTTGCGGATCAGGGCCGCGACGCGGTGCACTGTGTTCATGTTCAGCCGTCCAGTCGGTGGGTGGTCTTGAGGGCGGTCAGGGCCAGGAACAGGATGCTTGTTCCGGTCAGGAAGGCCACGTCCGGGATGATGATGGCCCAGACGTCACCGGCCAGGAAAATGGTTTGCAGGGAACTGACGAAGTAGCGCGGCGGGAGCAGATAGGTCAGGGCCCGGATGGGCGCGGGCATGCTCGAGATGACGAAGAACGCGCCCGAGAGCATGGCCGCTGGCAGAAACGCCACGTTGAGCGTGGTTTGGGCGCTGTCGAACTGGTTGCGCATGGCCGAGGAGATGAACAGGCCAATGCCGAGCATGCTCAGCAGAAAGACCGTGGTCACCAGGCCCAGGGCGGCGACGGAGCCGCGAAAGGGCACGCCCATGACGAAGACGGAGGAAAAAACGACCACGGCCATGGAGATCATGCCCAGGCTGTAGTAGGGCAGGAGTTTGGACAGGAGCAGCTCGGCGCGGGTCACGGGAGAGGCCAAGAGCGCCTCCATGGTGCCGCGTTCCCACTCCCTGGCCACCACCAGCGAGGTCAGCATGGCGCCGATGACGGTCATGATGATGACGATGGAGCCGGGAATGAGATAGTGGCGGCTGATGGCCGAGGGATTGAACCAGTGGCGCACCTCCATGTCCGTTCCGCGCGGAACGGACCGGCCCAGGTCGCGGGCTCGGGTTTGCCGCCATTCCTGCCAGGCGTTTTTTGTGTAGGCGGCCACGAAATTGGCCGTGTTGGGCTCGGTCCCGTCGGTGATGACCTGGATCTGGGCCGGGAGTTGGCCTTGGCTCAGGCGGGCCGAGAAATCGGCCGGCACGACAACATAGCCCCGGATAACACCGTCCTCGAGCAGGCGGTCCAGGGTTGGCCGGCTGCCTTCGGTCACGGCGAAGTAGGGTGATCCCGTGAGCTGGGACGCGAACCGGGTCGCTTCCCGGCCGCCGTCCTCGTCGCACAGGCCCAGGCGGAGCAGATCCGTGTCCAGATTGATGCCATAGCCGAAGATGACCAGGAGCAGCATGGGCAGCACGAAGGCCACCACGCCGCTGCTCGGGTCGCGCAGGATCTGGCGGCTTTCCTTGACGCACAAGGCGCGCAGTCTGCGCCACGATACGGTGGTCATGCGCGCTCCCGGCGGTTGATGAGTTCGATGAAGGCGTCCTCCATGGTCGGATCGGGCAGGTCGGCCGAAATGACGCTGGCCTTGAGATCGTCGGGCGGGGCCAGGGCGATGAGCCGGCCCTGGTGGACCAGACCGATACGGTCGCAGTACTCGGCCTCGTCCATGAAATGGGTGGTGACCATGACGGTCACGCCTTTTTCGACCACGCCGTTGATGTGGTTCCAGAATTCGCGTCGAGTGATGGGGTCCACGCCGGAGGTCGGTTCATCCAGAAACAGGATGTCCGGCTCATGCATGGCCGCGCAGGCCAGGGCGATGCGTTGCTTGTAGCCCAGGGACAGGTCGTCGGTGGGGACATCGAGAAAGGGTTGGAGATGGAAGGATTCGATCATTTCATTCACGGCCTGGCGCTGTCGGGTTCCGGCCAGGCCATACACGCCGGAGAAGAATTCCAGGTTTTGGAGCACGGTCAGCTTGCCGTACAGGGAAAATTTTTGGGCCATGTAGCCCAGGCGTTGGCGGGCCTTGGCCGGGCTGCGCCGCAGGTCGATGCCCATGACCTCGGCCCGGCCCGAGGTCGGTTTCAGGAGGCCGCACATCATTTTGAACGTGGTCGATTTGCCCGCGCCATTGGGACCGAGCAGCCCGAAGATTTCGCCGGCGTGCACGGAAAAGGTGACCCGGTCCGTGGCCGCGAAGTCTCCGAACATCTTGGTCAGGTCCTCGGCCACGATCAGGTCGGTCCCATTGCCGTTTCGTTGGGGCATGGACCGGGCCAGGACCGAATCCCCGCCTGGACCACCGCCGAGCAAATCGATGAAGGCGTCCTCGAAGCGGGGCGCGACCTCGCTCCAGCGTGGTTGTCCCGGCAGGTCCAGATCGATCGGATCGGGGCGGGCGGCGCCGTCCCTGAGCACGACCCGCAGGTTGCGGCCTTGGATGACCCCGTCGGCGACCTCGGGTCGGCGCAGCACCCGTCCCAGGGCTTGGCGCAACCGTCCGGTCACGCCGCGCAGATGCAGACAGCGCCCGGCCAGACGCCCGGTCAGATTTCGGGGCGGGCCGGCGAAGAGCAGACGCCCGTCATGGAGCAGGAGGACCTCGTCGCACGCCTCGGCCTCGTCCAGGTAGGCGGTGCTCCAGACCACGGCCATGCCCTGGCCGGCCAGTTCGCGGACCATTTTCCACAGCTCGCGACGGGAAATGGGATCCACGCCCACGCCGGGTTCGTCCAGAAGCAACAGGTCCGGCCGTCCGAGCAGGGCGCAGGCCAGGCCAAGTTTCTGCTTCATGCCGCCGGAAAGCCGACCGGCCAGCCGGTCCATGAACTGGTGCAAGTCGGTGAAGGCCAGCAGACGGGCCAGGGTGGCGTCGCGTTCCTGGCCAATGACGCCGCGCAGGTCGGCGTGCAGGTTCAGGTTTTCGATGACCGAGAGGTCTTCGTACAGGCCGAATTTTTGGGGCATGTAGCCCACGCGCCGACGCAAGGCGCGGGTCGATGTCAGCGGGTCCAGACCCAGGACCGCGATGGAGCCGTCATCGGCGCGCAGCAGGCCGGCCATGAGACGCATGAGCGTGGTTTTTCCGGCACCGTCCGGACCGGCGACGCCGGTGATGACCCCGGCCCCGATGGTCGCGTCGACCGCGTCCAGGGCCGGAGTTTTCAGGCCAGGGAAGATCTTGGTCAGACCAGACAGGGTGACGGCCGTGGTCATGTCTATTCCCCGGCGGTGTTCGACGCGGCCGGACGGCCCCGAAACGCTGCCTGGACCACGTCCGACCGGAAGACCGGATAGCGATGGATGCCGGCCGGAAGTTCCGCGGCCTCGGCTGTCTTGGGGCCGAATCGGTCGGGACGCGCGCGGCTGGTCGCGGGCTGGGAGGTCGTGGTGTCGGACCCGTTCAGCCGCACGGTGATGGGCATGCCCTGGCGCAGTCCCTGGTCCGCGTCGAGGATAAGGACCCGGAAGCGGTAAACCAGGGCCGTGCGCAGTTCCGTGGTTTCCACGGTCTTGGGTGTGAATTCGGCCCTGGGCGAGACGTCGCCGATGCGCCCATGGTAGGGCTCGGGTCTGGAATCGGTGAAAACCAGCACCTCGCGGCCAGGATGGATCAGGCCGAGTCGCGGCTCCG from Deltaproteobacteria bacterium encodes:
- a CDS encoding ABC transporter permease, which produces MNTVHRVAALIRKELQMLLAEPQSRVLVIMPVLLQIILFPLAATLEVKNNTLAVLNEDGGQASLELEQRFAQAAAFTRILHPSGAGQIDDILDAQKAIAVVRFPPDFTQDLLHGETASMQLLLDGRRSNSGQIAASYIQDIAIAYFNEQAEAGGVRIDSELIVRHRYNPNLDYSWFILPCLIAIILTISALILTALSVAREREQGTFDQLLVSPLTLEMIMVGKAAAVLLVGLFQASIIIAAAVFVYKVPLSGSLGLIYASAVLYFFALVGVGLFISALCATQQQAFLGAFSFMMPAILLSGYASPVENMPQWLQAATWVNPIRHYIVIVKSIYLKDASLGFVLENSLPLVVIAVATLAVAVLIFRKKFG
- a CDS encoding ABC transporter permease — translated: MTTVSWRRLRALCVKESRQILRDPSSGVVAFVLPMLLLVIFGYGINLDTDLLRLGLCDEDGGREATRFASQLTGSPYFAVTEGSRPTLDRLLEDGVIRGYVVVPADFSARLSQGQLPAQIQVITDGTEPNTANFVAAYTKNAWQEWRQTRARDLGRSVPRGTDMEVRHWFNPSAISRHYLIPGSIVIIMTVIGAMLTSLVVAREWERGTMEALLASPVTRAELLLSKLLPYYSLGMISMAVVVFSSVFVMGVPFRGSVAALGLVTTVFLLSMLGIGLFISSAMRNQFDSAQTTLNVAFLPAAMLSGAFFVISSMPAPIRALTYLLPPRYFVSSLQTIFLAGDVWAIIIPDVAFLTGTSILFLALTALKTTHRLDG
- a CDS encoding ABC transporter ATP-binding protein; translated protein: MTTAVTLSGLTKIFPGLKTPALDAVDATIGAGVITGVAGPDGAGKTTLMRLMAGLLRADDGSIAVLGLDPLTSTRALRRRVGYMPQKFGLYEDLSVIENLNLHADLRGVIGQERDATLARLLAFTDLHQFMDRLAGRLSGGMKQKLGLACALLGRPDLLLLDEPGVGVDPISRRELWKMVRELAGQGMAVVWSTAYLDEAEACDEVLLLHDGRLLFAGPPRNLTGRLAGRCLHLRGVTGRLRQALGRVLRRPEVADGVIQGRNLRVVLRDGAARPDPIDLDLPGQPRWSEVAPRFEDAFIDLLGGGPGGDSVLARSMPQRNGNGTDLIVAEDLTKMFGDFAATDRVTFSVHAGEIFGLLGPNGAGKSTTFKMMCGLLKPTSGRAEVMGIDLRRSPAKARQRLGYMAQKFSLYGKLTVLQNLEFFSGVYGLAGTRQRQAVNEMIESFHLQPFLDVPTDDLSLGYKQRIALACAAMHEPDILFLDEPTSGVDPITRREFWNHINGVVEKGVTVMVTTHFMDEAEYCDRIGLVHQGRLIALAPPDDLKASVISADLPDPTMEDAFIELINRRERA